GAAAATCTTTAAATTTAAAACCTGATCGTAAAAGAAATTGTTCGTTTCCAACATAGACTGTTCCTGAGGAGGAGTCTATGCGAGTTACATATAATGGAGTAGGGTATGAGATTTTTAAGCCTTTTCTTTGCCCAACTGTGAATTGGTGTATTCCCTCATGTTCTCCTAAAAGTTGCCCATCTTCATGGCGTATTTCGCCTTTAATAATTTTATTTTCAGAAACGCGTTTGGATATGAATTTAGCGTAATCATTATTGGGAATAAAACATATTTCCATGCTTTCTTTTTTATTTGCATTCACCAAACCATATTTTTCTGCAAGTGTTCTCACTTCTGTTTTGGATAAACACCCTACAGGAAATAGAGTTTTAGAAAGTCTTTCTTGAGTAAGAGAATATAAAAAGTAGCTTTGATCTTTGTGGGGATCTAATCCTTTTACAAGTTTATATTGTCCATAAACTTCGTCATAACTTATTTGGGCATAATGTCCTGTTGCCACAAAATCACATCCAAGTCTTTGCGCTCTATCAAGTAAGTGATCAAATTTTAAAAAAGTATTGCAGGCAACGCAAGGATTAGGAGTTCGTCCTTTTAAGTATTCTTCAGTAAAATAATCAACCACATTCTCTTTAAAATCTTCTTGGTAATCAAACACATAAAAAGGAATACCGAGTTTGTGGGCAACCATTCTGGCGTCAGCAACATCGTCTAAACTGCAACATGTATCAAATTTACTATTGGGGTCGCAGCTCGTTTCGTTTTGAGAATAATCCCAAAGCTGCATTGTAACACCAATAACATCATAACCTTTTTCTACAAGCAAAGCAGCAGCAACAGAGCTATCTACACCGCCAGACATAGCAACAAGAACACGTTTTTTCATATATTAAGTCTCTGATGAAATTGGGAGAATATCATATCCTCCATAACCATGTTTTGATAAAAATTCGTTAGCATTTATTTCTAGATCAAGGTTACGAATAAAGCCTCTAATGTAAAAAGTTAACCCTTCAAATTCATGTTTGCTCCAGTCTAGTGGAACAAATACAGTACGCTCTTCTGAAAAATAATTAGTCCAATAAATGTCTAAGTAGTCTAGCATTGTTAATGCAATCGCAGAGTTTTGGTAACTTTGATTTGTTTCTTTTATAAATACACATTCTATAGGATATGATTTAGTCATATCTTTTTTTGTTAAAGATATACACAATTGAACTTGGTTTTGATCAAAACTTGATTCGATTTCAAAATGTTCATTATCTAAATAAATCATATGTTTTTTATTAATAAGTTTTGTTACTTTAAATAGCTCGTCGTCTGGCCATGTTGCGGTTAATTTGTTGTTTTTTATGTATGATAATTTTTGCATATTTTACGCCTCCATCAATAAATTATGATGAATATTATTAATAAAAACTCTGGCTGATTCAATCTCATTTAGTGTTTCAAATGGTTTGAAGTTGTTTTGAATTTTTATTGTACTTACTAATTTTTCTGCTGCAAGCAGTTCAGAAAACATAGGCACTTTACCAAACAATGATTCAAATACCAAGAAAAGTTCTTGTGATATATGAGTCTCAATATCGTCAAGCCATTTGTTGATGTCAGGATATCTTTGATTTTCAACTAATTTATTTAAAGGTATTTCTAAATTATTAGAATCACTCATTGTAATAGTTCTTAGAGACTTTAATTTGCCATTATATAAGCTAGTGTCTAAGGAAACAATTTTGTGTCCAAGATCTTTTTGCAAGCCAGTTAGTATGCTCCAACCAATTTGAAATATATATTCTGGTCCTAATAATTGCAGACAGGTGGTTCCTTGTTCGAGATCGGTTTCAGTATTATTAAAGTTTAATTGAAATTCATTAGCATTTAGTAAACAGTACTCTAAACCAATATTGAGTGCACCACGAACTATAAGAAGAGATCGTGCAAGTCCTTCGTTATCGAGCGAATTCATTGCACCTGATACGAGTATATTTGATAAGTTTGCGATTCGTTTTTTTAGATAAATAGATTCTTCCAAACTTTTATTACTTAATTCAATAAAAACTTTTTCAATTAATAATTGAGGTGCAGCTAATTGCTTAATATAAACGCTTTCGGAGCGAAACAACAGCATATTACAATGAGCGATAATTTTTTCTGTACATTCTACAATAAAATCGTCATCTTCATAAAAATATTCTGGTCTTGCATTATCTGAACCAATAATATTTTTTAAAGTATCCTCGCCTAAGGTGTGTTGTAAATAGCGAGTGCCTTCTTCTGGGTCAAGTTTTGATAAAAATTGGACAATTTGATCTTGTAGTTCAGAATTTAAGGACTCATCTGATTTTAATAAATTATAATTATTTTTAGAATTTATTTTTTTTATGGTTTCTATTCTTTTGGATTCTAATTCTTTTTCTTGTTGAATTAATTTTTTAAGATAACTTAGTTCTTTAGGAATAAGAGCTTTTAAAGCATCTTCTTTTGATACAAAACCTTGATCTGCTAATCTAGAATTTTTCCAACGTAACCCAAATTCTAGAGACTCCTGTCTTACAAGCATTGTTGAATGAGCTAAAATTGAAGCTGCTATACGTGCGTTTAAAATATATAAAGAATCTATAAAAGGTTTTAATATTTCAAAATATTCTGGGTCTTCATGACAAATTTTTAAGTAAAATTTATTGTCAGCAGTTTTCCACCAGTTTTCTTTAATGTCTTCGTTAATATGGTAAAGACCTTCTGGAATAATTTCAAAAATTTTTGAAAAAATTAAGACAATGGTTTCTTCTTCGAGTTCGATAATTCTTTGGGCAGCAAATTCTGGAGATATTTCCATCCATAAGCGAATCCATGACATAATTTTACAAGTGGATATATCCCATGTTTCAAATTCCTGTGATTTTTCCCAAATATCAAAATCAAGTATTTTTTGAAGTTGTTCTCCTCTAACCCATTCTACCACCTCTAAGGAATCTTCAAAACCATGCGCCATAATACTGCGGTATAAGGTGTGTGCGGGGGCAATATGGGCAAGAAAAGGCAAGCTTGGTTGACTAATAAGCCAATCAATATCTAGTAGAGCTGGAGCAAAAAGGTTTTCTGAAGCGGGTTTCCATGGAACTCCGCTTCTTGCCATAACCATCTTTTTGTTAATGTTTGGACTCATTTCTTCTGATTCTATAGATAAATTTTTTGGCATATGAAGTTTAAACATTATGATTCACTCCTTGACCTAATTACCTGAAAACAGGCAGTCTTATACTTAGAGAATTTCAATAATAAGTAGATTTTGCACCTGTTTATTGAAGGACGGAAATTTAGGTACCAACTTCAAACAGTCTGCCGTAGCATGTTATACTGAATTGCGGAAGGAGAATTTGTGCCCCTCTCCACACATATGCCTAAAAACGAAAAAAAAACAACAATTTCAGGTACTAAATCCTTAATACAGAGTGAACAGTTCATCACTTTTTGGGGGACAAGAGGAACAATTCCAACTCCAAATGAAGATATGCTTAAATATGGAGGAAATACGTCTTGTGTTGAAGTCTTCTCGATATCAAAAACTAAAAGAACTTCAATAATTTTAGATGCTGGTACGGGAATAATAAAATGCTGTGAAAACGCGCTGTTAAGAGGAGATCGTTCTTTTCATCTTTTACTAACACATATGCACTATGATCATATCATAGGTTTAACAAAATTCATCCCTTTTTTTAGAAAAGACTGTAAAATTCATATTTATGGTCAAGCAAAACTCGGCTCTACATTAAAAGAAATAATCCAAAAATTCTTTAGTAGTCCTTTTTTTCCAATTGAATTTCATCAGTTACCTGCAGTTGAGAATATCATTTTTCATGATTTGAAAGGCAAAAATGATTTTTTAATTGAAGACGTGCTAGTTGAGTTTTTGCCTCTCAATCATCCTCAAGAGGCTGTTGCCTATAAAATTTGGAGTGAAGATAAGCAAAATAGTGTCGTTTATGCTACAGATCATGAGCATGGTACGGAGAAGGACAATGATTTAGAAAAATTTATTAAAAACAGTGACTTATTTATTTACGATTCTACTTTTTCTGATAGCAATTATAAGAACTTTATAGGATGGGGGCATTCTACGGCAAAACAGGGAGCAATATTTGCTCAAAAAACAGACGTAAAATTTTATGCAATTTTTCACCATGACCCTTCAAGTACAGACAATTTTTTAGAGTCAAAAATTTTAAATGAAGCACGAAGTTTCTTTAAAAATAGTTTTCTAGCTGCAGAGCACCAAACCTTAAACATCTCTGAGCTAAAAGTGTTATTGACGGAGTAGTTATATTATGGGAGAGAGTTAGTTTTGGGTTAAGTACTGCTAAAAATAGCAAAATCCAATTTAATAATTCTCTGGAATGATGACAATGGCATTTCAAAATAAAAAACAAAGAACTTCTTTTAAAGCAATACATAAAAATTTTCGTAAAGAATCTATTCTGCCGACAGAAATGATGTCCAACCCAAATCGTCCTCAGTGGCTAAATCTTCTGCCTTCACAAGTTAACATTGTATTTTTTGATTTAGAAACGACCGGAGGAAATCCTCATAATAGTTCAATCATCGAAATTGCGGCTATTAAATATTCGAAGGGTAAGGAAGTTGCTAGGTTTGAAACTCTTGTCAATCCTAAACGACATATTCCAGGTATAGTTCAGAAAATTACAAAAATTACAAATGAAATGGTGGTTAATGCACCTGCTTTTAAAGAAATTTTTGATGATTTTATAAACTTTGTTGGTGATTCTGTCCTGGTAGCTCATGGTGCACAGTGCGATATTTCTTTTATTTCTCATGCAATGAGAGAGTTTAGAAACGAAGAGTTTAAAAATTTCTATTTTTGTACACATCTTATTGTGTCAAATATTTTAAACGAAGCTCCTTCTAAAACACTTTCTGGAGTTGCGAGTTATTTTGAATTGCCTGTGTTAGAAGCGCATAATGCATTAGCTGACGCAGAAATGACAGCAAATATTTTTTGGAGGTTGCTCGAAATAACAGAAAAAATTGGTTTTAGAACATGCGATGATTTATTAAAGTTACAATCAGATGCAGAAACTATTAGAAAGTTGGGGCCAGGAATTAATCCTTCAATTGTTGATAATATACCATCTACTCCAGGAATATTATATGTTTTAAATTCTCATCATGAAATTTCATTTTTAACTGCTTCGTCGAGTATAAAAAAATCTCTGCAACATCTTACTGAAATTGGTTCAGATAAAGAAATGAACAAGATTATTGTTGATGCATCAGGATTTAAATTTGAGCGTTGCAATAATTTACTTGAGGCTTTAATTCAAGAAAAACGAGCTTTAAAAAGAATTTCTCTTACTATAGATCCGAGAAAAGCACAAAATAGAAGTGAAAATTTTTTACAAATATTTATTCCTGATGACATGCTAGATTTTGCTCGAGCTTATCCAGAAAAAGTTCCATTTTTAATTCCGCAGTACGCTGAGTTACATTCTGAAGAAAGCATTGAAAACGAAACACATATTGAGGAAAGTAAGCAAAATACTAATTTGTATGTTACTTTTGGAGAGCAAGACGATTCAGTAATACCAATAACAAGAACTAGAAAAATTAATGATATTTTAAAGTCAGATAAATTTAAAATTTTAAGACATCGAAGTCATGCAAAGGATACATGTATTCGTATTGGTCATCTCAAAGAGGGTATAGGTTATTGTTTTGGGCCATTTTCTCAAGCTAAAGCAGCTTTAGCAGAAGTTTTGGAGATAGCAGAACATTTTCCTTTTGAACACAATTCTTTTACAATGCGAGAAAGATTTGCGCATTTACGGGTTATAATTTCATTACTGAATGGCAATATTGAAAAAGAAATTCATCACTTAGAAAGTGCAAATAAAAAAATAAAAGCAGTCAAAAATTTTTCTAGATGGTTAAGAAATTTAAATTTATTACGCGAAGTAAAAAATGTTACGAGTAACGTAAACTCTTTTATTGTAAAGCAAACTCTTCCCTCTGGATTAAGTGTAATATCAAATAATGATTTTAAAGAGTTTGATATTGCTGTTATTGTAAGAGGTCGAGTTGTTAAAAAAACTAGACTTCCTTTTGAACAAGGAGAACGATTAAAAAGTTCTCGTTATTTTACAAGACTATTTCATGATTATCTTAAAGAAATAAAATCGCCGTTAATGCCTATAGTTTTTACCGATGATGTTTGCTCTGATATGGAATTGTTTAGTTACTGGTTACAAAACAAAAAAGGCGAAGGTGAGTGGGTCAGTTTTTATGAACTTGAAGGCTTATTTAATATTTCATTACTTTAAATTCTATTTTTAGTTTTTGTTTCCTGTTTTTCTAATTCGTTTTTATATAAAAGATCTTTTTGGTTTCTTAATTCGTCTTCTATTTTTAATTCTAGCAAATATTTATCAAACAAGATTTTTCTTAATATCAATACATTATTAGTGTGATTTTTTATTTTTTTACCTATTAAAAATAAATTTTCTAAATAAGATCTTTCGTAGTCAATTCGGTTTAATTCTTTTTTTAGTGTTTCTTTTAATAATTCGTTATGAGAGATATCTTTTAATATTTCTTTATTTAACAATTTACTTTTTATAATTTGCTTGTTTACTATATTTTCGTTAATACGTTCGTGATTTCTTGCTTCTTCAAGTTTATCAAAATGTCTGAGTTCGAGCCTTTTTCTAGCCATAGCGTATTGATGTTGCAATTCTGCAAATCGTTCCCATGTATAAGAATCTGGTGAAAATACATTAACTCTCATAGTTTTATCCATCCAATATGACTTATTTTACTTATCGGAATTTTTAAATTATAAATAAAATAGTTATTGTAAATTATTGATATTTATGATTTAATTATTTTTGTTACGTAACCATTTAATATTGTTTATCAATGTTATGTTTTTGCATTTTTTATTGAATTGGTTTAGGTAAAATAAGGGGTTAAAGTTTTTTTAAAATGAAAGACTCTATCGGAGATTTTGATGTATCTTTTTAAAATAATAAATTTATTGGTATTTTCCTTGGTATTTTATTCGTGTTCCACGACATTTGACAATGCACAAAATAAAAAATCCAATCAAATCATAACAACTCTTGCTCCCACAACACCTTTTGAGTCCAATACAATAGACGGGGTTTTAGCAACAGTCACAGATCAAGTTATACTTCTGAGTGATTTACAACATGCAGTTTTGGTAGCAAGTCAGGGGCAAACTAGACTTTTGGCAAGTGGTCAGTTGGTTGGAGGCTCGTTAACGCAAAATCATGCACAACAAATTTTAGACACATTAATTAATCAAAAAGTATTGCAAATTAAATCACAGGAACTTGGTTTTGATGTTCCAGATGAAGAATTAACTGCAAGAATTCAAGACTTTTTGAGTCAAAGAGGTTTTTCTGAAACTGAGCTAGAAGAGCAACTTACAAAAAGTAATAAAAGTTTAGAAGAATATCGTAGTGAATTTAAAAACGAACTACTTAAGCAACAGCTTATAGGCAGAGTTATTAGTCCTATGGTTAATGTTAGCGATGATGAAGTTAAATCTTTTTATCTACAACAAACTGGCGGCGTAAAACAAGTTAGTGCAGTTAGGTTGAGAAGCTTATTAATTAAACTATCAGAAAATCAAACCGCTCAAGCAACAGAACTACCTATTGTTAAAATGCTAAATCAAAAAATAGCTGAGGGTGAAAATTTTGCTGAACTTGTAAAAAAATACTCTATGGAAGCAGATGCAAACGTAACCGAAGGGTTACTGCCTCCTAAACCAGTCTCTAATCTTCCTTCCGAAGTAAGAGAGCGTTTAGTTAACTTAAAGCCAGGACAAATTATTGGACCTATTGTATTGGGTAGGTCATTATTTTTCTTTGAATATATAGGAGCAAATTTTTCGACTGAAAGTGATTTGGAGAAAAACTTTGCATCATGGAAAAATAAATTACAAGAAATAAAATTTTCTGAGAGAATGGTTGAGTATTTAAAAGCAGAAAGATCTAAGCTTAAGGCGAATATTCGTCCTTTTGAGTTTATAAGATAATATTAACTTAAAAGATTTAATATCTTAATTAAATTTTGTTTGCTTTCAAAGAATATTCTTATTTCTCCCGCACCTGTTTTTTCAAACGAAACCCTACAATGCGTATTAAATTTATTTTTTATTTTTTGTTCTGCAGATAAAGCTTCTTCCAAATAATATACTGGATTTGTTATTACATCTTTTTGAATAATTTTCTTTTTAGAAATTTTATTGGTTCTTTTTAAAACAGGTTTAGCGTTTGAACCTGATTTTATTAAATTTTCAACTTCTTTCTTTAGTAGTTTAAATTCTTCTTTTTCGCATTGTTTTCGTTTTGCTGCAAAAATATCTAATAGTATTTGGCGCGTAAAGACTTCTGGATACAGTTTAATTTGATTCTTAACTTCTTCTGGAATGCGAGCAAGCCAAATTGCTCTTCTAATTGTTTGAGGATGTTGTGATTCTTGATGTGAAATTTCAGTAATGCTTTTTCCTGCTACCCATTCATTACGCCAAATTTCACCTAATTCTAA
This region of Spirobacillus cienkowskii genomic DNA includes:
- a CDS encoding SurA N-terminal domain-containing protein codes for the protein MYLFKIINLLVFSLVFYSCSTTFDNAQNKKSNQIITTLAPTTPFESNTIDGVLATVTDQVILLSDLQHAVLVASQGQTRLLASGQLVGGSLTQNHAQQILDTLINQKVLQIKSQELGFDVPDEELTARIQDFLSQRGFSETELEEQLTKSNKSLEEYRSEFKNELLKQQLIGRVISPMVNVSDDEVKSFYLQQTGGVKQVSAVRLRSLLIKLSENQTAQATELPIVKMLNQKIAEGENFAELVKKYSMEADANVTEGLLPPKPVSNLPSEVRERLVNLKPGQIIGPIVLGRSLFFFEYIGANFSTESDLEKNFASWKNKLQEIKFSERMVEYLKAERSKLKANIRPFEFIR
- a CDS encoding 3'-5' exonuclease → MAFQNKKQRTSFKAIHKNFRKESILPTEMMSNPNRPQWLNLLPSQVNIVFFDLETTGGNPHNSSIIEIAAIKYSKGKEVARFETLVNPKRHIPGIVQKITKITNEMVVNAPAFKEIFDDFINFVGDSVLVAHGAQCDISFISHAMREFRNEEFKNFYFCTHLIVSNILNEAPSKTLSGVASYFELPVLEAHNALADAEMTANIFWRLLEITEKIGFRTCDDLLKLQSDAETIRKLGPGINPSIVDNIPSTPGILYVLNSHHEISFLTASSSIKKSLQHLTEIGSDKEMNKIIVDASGFKFERCNNLLEALIQEKRALKRISLTIDPRKAQNRSENFLQIFIPDDMLDFARAYPEKVPFLIPQYAELHSEESIENETHIEESKQNTNLYVTFGEQDDSVIPITRTRKINDILKSDKFKILRHRSHAKDTCIRIGHLKEGIGYCFGPFSQAKAALAEVLEIAEHFPFEHNSFTMRERFAHLRVIISLLNGNIEKEIHHLESANKKIKAVKNFSRWLRNLNLLREVKNVTSNVNSFIVKQTLPSGLSVISNNDFKEFDIAVIVRGRVVKKTRLPFEQGERLKSSRYFTRLFHDYLKEIKSPLMPIVFTDDVCSDMELFSYWLQNKKGEGEWVSFYELEGLFNISLL
- the mnmA gene encoding tRNA 2-thiouridine(34) synthase MnmA; this translates as MKKRVLVAMSGGVDSSVAAALLVEKGYDVIGVTMQLWDYSQNETSCDPNSKFDTCCSLDDVADARMVAHKLGIPFYVFDYQEDFKENVVDYFTEEYLKGRTPNPCVACNTFLKFDHLLDRAQRLGCDFVATGHYAQISYDEVYGQYKLVKGLDPHKDQSYFLYSLTQERLSKTLFPVGCLSKTEVRTLAEKYGLVNANKKESMEICFIPNNDYAKFISKRVSENKIIKGEIRHEDGQLLGEHEGIHQFTVGQRKGLKISYPTPLYVTRIDSSSGTVYVGNEQFLLRSGFKFKDFHSIRPHRFDCEYDVKIRYRSTPCKATVVKNDNSTYLHFKVPQKSVTPGQIAVLYYNDEVIGGGFIDKVIQ
- a CDS encoding MBL fold metallo-hydrolase; the encoded protein is MPLSTHMPKNEKKTTISGTKSLIQSEQFITFWGTRGTIPTPNEDMLKYGGNTSCVEVFSISKTKRTSIILDAGTGIIKCCENALLRGDRSFHLLLTHMHYDHIIGLTKFIPFFRKDCKIHIYGQAKLGSTLKEIIQKFFSSPFFPIEFHQLPAVENIIFHDLKGKNDFLIEDVLVEFLPLNHPQEAVAYKIWSEDKQNSVVYATDHEHGTEKDNDLEKFIKNSDLFIYDSTFSDSNYKNFIGWGHSTAKQGAIFAQKTDVKFYAIFHHDPSSTDNFLESKILNEARSFFKNSFLAAEHQTLNISELKVLLTE
- a CDS encoding DUF6178 family protein, with the translated sequence MFKLHMPKNLSIESEEMSPNINKKMVMARSGVPWKPASENLFAPALLDIDWLISQPSLPFLAHIAPAHTLYRSIMAHGFEDSLEVVEWVRGEQLQKILDFDIWEKSQEFETWDISTCKIMSWIRLWMEISPEFAAQRIIELEEETIVLIFSKIFEIIPEGLYHINEDIKENWWKTADNKFYLKICHEDPEYFEILKPFIDSLYILNARIAASILAHSTMLVRQESLEFGLRWKNSRLADQGFVSKEDALKALIPKELSYLKKLIQQEKELESKRIETIKKINSKNNYNLLKSDESLNSELQDQIVQFLSKLDPEEGTRYLQHTLGEDTLKNIIGSDNARPEYFYEDDDFIVECTEKIIAHCNMLLFRSESVYIKQLAAPQLLIEKVFIELSNKSLEESIYLKKRIANLSNILVSGAMNSLDNEGLARSLLIVRGALNIGLEYCLLNANEFQLNFNNTETDLEQGTTCLQLLGPEYIFQIGWSILTGLQKDLGHKIVSLDTSLYNGKLKSLRTITMSDSNNLEIPLNKLVENQRYPDINKWLDDIETHISQELFLVFESLFGKVPMFSELLAAEKLVSTIKIQNNFKPFETLNEIESARVFINNIHHNLLMEA